From one Lolium rigidum isolate FL_2022 chromosome 4, APGP_CSIRO_Lrig_0.1, whole genome shotgun sequence genomic stretch:
- the LOC124706414 gene encoding protein PELOTA 1-like: protein MKLVTRNLVPNGPGSVKLLPQIEDDLWDAYNLIAVGDTVEAVTVRKIGGRDTERVKLTLEIAVQSVEYATEDSLMRVRGKNQTKNEYVQIGQYHTLELEIKRPFILRKEVWDWPALDRIQQSCDETATNADLAVLLMQEGLAHLFLVGRSVTATRARIEVPIPRKHGCAMAAYATALNDFFGRVLDAFLNHVDFGLVQCVVIASPGFTRDQFRDYMLLQATRRGDMRAVTENKARIVLARAPSGYPHSLKDVLGEKSVMAQIKDTKAAQEVPAMQEFYDMITKDSDRACYGPKHVELANERLAIKTLLLTDTWFRSPDVAARRKYVDLAESVKKLGGTVRVFSSMNVSGHQLEQVTGIAAVLRFPLPDLDHIEM, encoded by the coding sequence ATGAAGCTCGTCACGCGAAACCTCGTCCCCAACGGGCCCGGCTCCGTCAAGCTGCTGCCGCAGATTGAGGACGACCTGTGGGACGCGTACAACCTGATCGCCGTCGGCGACACCGTGGAGGCCGTCACGGTTCGGAAGATCGGGGGCCGCGACACGGAGCGCGTGAAGCTAACGCTGGAGATCGCGGTGCAGTCGGTGGAGTACGCCACGGAGGACTCGCTGATGCGCGTGCGCGGCAAGAACCAGACCAAGAACGAGTACGTCCAGATCGGGCAGTACCACACGCTGGAGCTGGAGATCAAGCGGCCCTTCATCCTGCGCAAGGAGGTCTGGGACTGGCCGGCGCTCGACAGGATCCAGCAGTCGTGCGACGAGACGGCCACCAACGCCGACCTGGCGGTGCTCCTCATGCAGGAGGGGCTCGCCCACCTCTTCCTCGTGGGGCGGAGCGTGACGGCCACCAGAGCCCGCATCGAGGTGCCCATCCCCAGGAAGCACGGCTGCGCCATGGCCGCCTACGCCACGGCGCTCAACGACTTCTTCGGCCGCGTCCTCGACGCCTTCCTCAACCACGTCGACTTCGGCCTCGTCCAGTGTGTCGTCATCGCCAGCCCCGGATTCACCAGGGACCAGTTCCGCGACTACATGCTCCTGCAGGCCACACGGCGGGGCGACATGCGCGCCGTCACCGAGAAcaaggcgcgcatcgtgctcgccAGGGCGCCCTCCGGGTACCCGCACAGCCTCAAGGACGTTCTCGGCGAGAAGAGCGTCATGGCGCAGATCAAGGACACCAAGGCCGCGCAGGAGGTCCCGGCCATGCAGGAGTTCTACGACATGATCACCAAGGACTCGGACCGGGCCTGCTACGgccccaagcacgtggagcttgcgaaTGAGCGCCTCGCCATCAAGACTCTGCTGCTCACGGATACTTGGTTCAGGAGCCCCGACGTTGCCGCCAGACGCAAGTATGTGGACCTCGCCGAGTCCGTCAAGAAGCTCGGCGGCACCGTGCGGGTCTTTTCATCCATGAATGTCTCCGGCCATCAGCTCGAGCAGGTCACGGGAATAGCTGCCGTACTTCGTTTTCCCCTTCCCGATTTGGACCACATCGAGATGTGA